From one Accipiter gentilis chromosome 3, bAccGen1.1, whole genome shotgun sequence genomic stretch:
- the SOD3 gene encoding extracellular superoxide dismutase [Cu-Zn] yields the protein MLLLLSLVTGLALSASGVVTAKETDPSQESFHDVQKKVNDLWQNLLHPAMPGNETDGMIYATCEMKPSSKIDADKPQVTGQVLFRQHYSHGRLEAIFYLDGFPLDNNQSGRAIHIHELGDLSNGCDSTGGHYNPFGVNHPRHPGDFGNFFPKEGKIRKYKTNLFATMFGPYSIMGRSVVIHEQEDDMGKGNNKASLENGNAGKRLACCVIGICNKNLWEEKLSEVTDKKKRGLNKRT from the coding sequence AtgcttctgctgctttctctggtCACTGGGCTTGCCCTGTCTGCCTCTGGTGTCGTGACAGCCAAAGAAACCGATCCAAGCCAAGAGTCATTTCATGACGTACAGAAAAAAGTGAACGACCTCTGGCAGAATTTGCTCCACCCAGCAATGCCTGGTAATGAGACTGATGGGATGATTTACGCCACTTGTGAAATGAAACCCAGCTCCAAAATAGATGCTGACAAGCCACAAGTGACTGGACAAGTCTTATTCAGACAGCATTACTCACATGGAAGATTAGAAGCCATTTTTTACTTGGATGGGTTTCCGTTGGATAATAATCAATCTGGTAGAGCTATACACATCCATGAGCTTGGGGATCTCAGCAACGGCTGTGATTCTACAGGAGGACATTATAACCCTTTCGGTGTGAATCACCCCCGTCACCCAGGGGATTTTGGCAACTTCTTTCCTAAAGAAGGCaaaatcagaaaatacaaaacaaatctCTTTGCCACTATGTTTGGTCCATATTCCATCATGGGCAGATCCGTTGTGATCCATGAGCAGGAAGACGACATGGGCAAGGGCAACAATAAGGCCAgtttggaaaatggaaatgctgGGAAACGTCTGGCTTGCTGTGTGATTGGGATATGCAACAAGAACTTGTGGGAAGAGAAACTGTCTGAGGTTACAGACAAGAAGAAGAGAGGGCTCAACAAACGAACATAG